In a genomic window of Streptomyces sp. NBC_01231:
- a CDS encoding MFS transporter, with protein sequence MTSTLRQANPTEAVKRPGRWLALSVLVLAVLLVAVDATVLGLATPYISEDLNPTGTQLLWIGDVYSFVIAGLLVSMGSLGDRIGRKRILLVGATAFGAISVLNAYATTPELMIVARALLGVAGATLMPATLALIRNLFHDRRERSLAVGIWGATASAGTAIGPIAGGFLLEHFWWGSVFLVNLPVMVVLVLVGSKLLPESRNPRPGPWDTRSVVLSLVGMIGIVYAVKEAATHGITWETLASALLGAGALYGFVHRQLTLPTPLLDMRLFRDRGFSGAVLADLLTVLGLSGLVFFLSQYLQLVQGRGPLEAGLAELPAAVGAVVAGLIAGTVARRFSVRSVVAGGLAAVGLALASLTVIDQSTGYPLLGAALLIVGVGAGFSFTVTADVILGSVPKEQAGSASAVSETAYELGAALGIAVLGSIVTGVYRDFTGPAGTPAEAHESLGGAVEAAAGLPAQTSKTLLNAARTSFVDGLALAAGVGAAVLLAASVAAWFLLRDQRLDSAP encoded by the coding sequence ATGACCAGCACCCTGCGGCAGGCGAACCCGACCGAGGCGGTGAAGCGTCCCGGCCGCTGGCTCGCGCTGTCCGTCCTCGTGCTCGCCGTGCTGCTGGTGGCCGTCGACGCGACCGTTCTCGGTCTCGCGACCCCCTACATCAGCGAGGACCTGAATCCCACCGGCACCCAGCTCCTGTGGATCGGTGACGTCTACTCCTTCGTCATCGCCGGTCTGCTCGTCTCCATGGGCAGCCTCGGCGACCGCATCGGCCGCAAGCGGATCCTGCTGGTCGGCGCCACCGCGTTCGGGGCGATATCAGTCCTCAACGCCTACGCCACGACACCCGAGCTGATGATCGTCGCCCGGGCCCTGCTGGGCGTCGCCGGCGCGACCCTGATGCCCGCCACGCTGGCTCTGATCCGCAACCTCTTCCACGACCGGCGCGAACGCAGCCTGGCCGTCGGGATCTGGGGCGCGACCGCGTCCGCGGGAACGGCCATCGGTCCGATCGCCGGCGGCTTCCTGCTCGAACACTTCTGGTGGGGATCGGTCTTCCTGGTCAACCTGCCCGTGATGGTCGTCCTGGTCCTCGTCGGCAGCAAGCTGCTGCCCGAGTCGCGGAATCCGCGTCCCGGTCCGTGGGACACGCGCAGCGTCGTCCTGTCGCTGGTCGGCATGATCGGCATCGTGTACGCCGTCAAGGAGGCCGCGACCCACGGCATCACCTGGGAAACGCTCGCCTCGGCCCTGCTGGGCGCGGGCGCGCTCTACGGCTTCGTACACCGTCAGCTCACCCTGCCGACCCCGCTGCTGGACATGCGGCTGTTCCGCGACCGTGGCTTCAGCGGCGCGGTGCTGGCCGACCTGCTGACCGTCCTCGGACTGTCGGGGCTGGTGTTCTTCCTCTCCCAGTACCTGCAACTCGTGCAGGGCAGGGGCCCGTTGGAGGCAGGTCTGGCCGAACTGCCCGCCGCCGTCGGCGCGGTGGTGGCCGGCCTGATCGCCGGGACCGTGGCCCGGCGCTTCTCGGTGCGGTCCGTCGTCGCCGGCGGACTCGCGGCCGTCGGTCTCGCCCTGGCCTCGCTCACCGTCATCGACCAGTCCACGGGCTATCCGCTGCTCGGGGCCGCGCTGCTCATCGTCGGCGTCGGCGCGGGCTTCTCCTTCACCGTGACCGCCGACGTGATCCTCGGGTCCGTACCAAAGGAACAGGCGGGCTCCGCGTCCGCGGTCTCGGAGACGGCCTACGAACTCGGCGCCGCCCTCGGCATCGCCGTACTCGGCTCGATCGTCACGGGCGTCTACCGCGACTTCACGGGCCCGGCGGGCACACCGGCCGAGGCCCACGAGTCGCTGGGCGGAGCGGTGGAGGCGGCGGCGGGCCTGCCGGCGCAGACATCAAAGACGCTCCTGAACGCGGCCCGGACGTCCTTCGTGGACGGCCTCGCCCTGGCGGCGGGAGTCGGCGCGGCGGTACTGCTCGCGGCGTCGGTCGCAGCCTGGTTCCTGCTACGAGACCAACGGCTGGACAGCGCCCCTTAG
- the argH gene encoding argininosuccinate lyase, translating into MSSNSGDVRLWGGRFADGPAEALAKLSASVHFDWRLAPYDIAGSRAHARVLHKAGLLTEDELTRMLAGLDQLEADVAAGDFVGTIADEDVHTALERGLLERLGPDLGGKLRAGRSRNDQVATLFRMYLRDHARIIGGLIADLQDALIGLAQAHPDVAMPGRTHLQHAQPVLFAHHLLAHVQPLARDAERLRQWDERTAVSPYGSGALAGSSLGLDPEAVAEDLGFEHGSVGNSIDGTASRDFVAEFAFITAMIGVNLSRISEEIILWNTKEFSFVTLHDAFSTGSSIMPQKKNPDIAELARGKSGRLIGNLTGLMATLKALPLAYNRDLQEDKEPVFDSCDQLEVLLPAFTGMVATLTVHRERMEELAPAGFSLATDIAEWLVKQGVPFRVAHEVAGECVKVAEAEGKELDELTDEQFAKISAHLRPEVRSVLNVAGALASRDGRGGTAPSAVAVQLAEVQADVAAQHAWANAKK; encoded by the coding sequence GTGAGCAGCAACAGCGGTGACGTACGGCTCTGGGGCGGCCGTTTCGCCGACGGTCCCGCCGAGGCCCTGGCGAAGCTGTCCGCGTCCGTCCACTTCGACTGGCGGCTGGCGCCCTACGACATCGCCGGTTCGCGCGCCCACGCGCGCGTGCTGCACAAGGCGGGCCTGCTCACCGAGGACGAGCTGACCCGGATGCTCGCCGGGCTCGACCAGCTCGAAGCGGACGTCGCCGCCGGCGACTTCGTCGGCACGATCGCCGACGAGGACGTCCACACCGCCCTGGAGCGCGGCCTCCTGGAACGCCTCGGCCCCGACCTCGGAGGCAAGCTGCGCGCGGGACGGTCGAGGAACGACCAGGTCGCGACCCTCTTCCGGATGTACCTGCGCGACCACGCCCGGATCATCGGCGGTCTGATCGCCGACCTCCAGGACGCGCTGATCGGCCTGGCCCAGGCCCACCCGGACGTCGCGATGCCCGGCCGCACCCACCTCCAGCACGCCCAGCCGGTCCTCTTCGCCCACCACCTCCTCGCGCACGTCCAGCCCCTGGCCCGGGACGCCGAACGCCTGCGCCAGTGGGACGAGCGGACGGCCGTGTCGCCGTACGGCTCCGGCGCCCTCGCGGGTTCCTCCCTCGGCCTGGACCCGGAGGCGGTCGCCGAGGACCTCGGCTTCGAGCACGGCAGCGTCGGCAACTCCATCGACGGCACGGCGTCCCGCGACTTCGTGGCGGAGTTCGCCTTCATCACCGCGATGATCGGGGTGAACCTCTCCCGCATCTCGGAGGAGATCATCCTGTGGAACACGAAGGAGTTCTCCTTCGTGACCCTCCACGACGCGTTCTCCACCGGCTCGTCGATCATGCCGCAGAAGAAGAACCCGGACATCGCGGAGCTGGCGCGCGGCAAGTCGGGCCGTCTGATCGGCAACCTGACCGGCCTGATGGCGACCCTCAAGGCCCTCCCGCTCGCGTACAACCGGGACCTCCAGGAGGACAAGGAGCCGGTCTTCGACTCCTGCGACCAGCTGGAGGTGCTGCTCCCCGCCTTCACCGGCATGGTCGCCACCCTCACCGTCCACCGTGAGCGCATGGAGGAGCTGGCCCCGGCCGGCTTCTCGCTCGCCACCGACATCGCCGAGTGGCTGGTCAAGCAGGGCGTGCCGTTCCGGGTCGCGCACGAGGTCGCGGGCGAGTGCGTCAAGGTCGCGGAGGCCGAGGGCAAGGAGCTGGACGAGCTGACCGACGAACAGTTCGCGAAGATCTCCGCCCACCTGAGGCCCGAGGTGCGGTCCGTCCTCAACGTCGCCGGCGCCCTCGCCTCCCGCGACGGCCGCGGCGGTACGGCGCCCAGCGCGGTCGCCGTCCAGCTCGCGGAGGTCCAGGCCGACGTGGCGGCCCAGCACGCGTGGGCCAACGCCAAGAAGTAG
- a CDS encoding TetR/AcrR family transcriptional regulator yields MAVDRDHVLRSAAALLTRKSTATMDEVAKGAGISRATLHRQFAGRDALVRALEALGIAECEAAAVAARLDDGPAQEALRRFVRELEPAAGLLAFLYSENQLFEGEEQNEGWSRLDARIAALFRRGQSTGEFRIDLTPGWLTEALYGLMAAGAWAVADGRVAPNDFTHMITELLLGGALRRDEPQREES; encoded by the coding sequence ATGGCTGTCGATCGTGACCATGTGCTGCGCAGTGCCGCGGCCCTGCTGACCCGCAAATCCACCGCGACCATGGACGAGGTCGCCAAGGGGGCCGGGATCAGCAGGGCCACACTGCACCGCCAGTTCGCCGGCCGCGACGCGCTCGTCCGGGCGCTGGAGGCGCTCGGCATCGCGGAGTGCGAGGCGGCGGCGGTCGCGGCCCGGCTCGACGACGGCCCGGCCCAGGAGGCCCTGCGCAGATTCGTGCGGGAACTCGAACCCGCCGCCGGCCTGCTCGCCTTCCTCTACAGCGAGAACCAACTGTTCGAGGGCGAGGAACAGAACGAGGGCTGGTCCCGCCTGGACGCCCGGATCGCCGCGCTGTTCCGGCGCGGCCAGTCGACCGGCGAGTTCCGCATCGACCTGACCCCCGGCTGGCTCACCGAGGCGCTCTACGGCCTGATGGCCGCCGGCGCCTGGGCGGTGGCGGACGGCAGGGTCGCTCCCAACGACTTCACCCACATGATCACCGAGCTGCTGCTCGGCGGCGCACTACGACGAGACGAACCCCAAAGAGAGGAATCATGA
- a CDS encoding aldo/keto reductase, with product MPFARLASATTPTCHIGLGLAAVGRPGYINLGRDQDLPPVRSVDALRARTHELLDAAYAQGVRYFDVARSYGRSEEFLADWLNARPSFTDIVVGSKWGYTYTADWSAEAEEHEVKDHGVQTYERQRAETDALLGDRLDLYQIHSVTPDSPALTDKELHAKLAEAAARGVSVGFSTSGPAQADAIRAALAVTVDGEPLFRTVQSTYNALETSAGPALAEAHDAGLKVIVKEAMANGRLAEPHAPDALEAVGAATSLGCDAVALALVLRQPWAGVVLSGAATTNQLASNLHAAVVDLEEEQLARLATLAEDPRAYWDKRAQLPWH from the coding sequence ATGCCCTTCGCCCGACTGGCCTCAGCAACGACCCCCACCTGCCACATCGGCCTGGGTCTAGCCGCCGTCGGCCGCCCCGGTTACATCAACCTCGGCCGGGACCAGGATCTGCCGCCCGTCCGCAGCGTCGACGCCCTGCGCGCCCGCACCCACGAACTTCTCGACGCCGCATACGCCCAGGGCGTGCGCTACTTCGACGTGGCCCGCTCCTACGGCCGTTCGGAGGAGTTCCTCGCGGACTGGCTGAACGCCCGGCCCAGCTTCACCGACATCGTCGTCGGCAGCAAGTGGGGCTACACCTACACGGCGGACTGGAGCGCCGAGGCCGAAGAACACGAGGTCAAGGACCACGGCGTCCAGACGTACGAACGGCAGCGCGCCGAGACCGACGCCCTGCTCGGTGACCGGCTCGACCTCTACCAGATCCACTCGGTGACCCCCGACAGTCCGGCCCTCACCGACAAGGAACTCCACGCGAAGCTGGCGGAGGCGGCCGCCAGGGGCGTCAGCGTCGGCTTCTCCACCAGCGGCCCCGCACAGGCCGACGCCATCCGCGCCGCGCTCGCGGTGACGGTCGACGGCGAGCCCCTCTTCCGTACCGTCCAGTCCACCTACAACGCCCTGGAGACCTCGGCCGGACCGGCCCTCGCAGAGGCGCACGACGCCGGTCTCAAGGTGATCGTCAAGGAGGCCATGGCCAACGGGCGGCTGGCCGAACCCCATGCGCCGGACGCCCTGGAGGCGGTGGGCGCGGCGACCTCCCTCGGCTGTGACGCGGTCGCCCTCGCACTCGTCCTGCGTCAGCCCTGGGCCGGTGTGGTGCTCTCCGGCGCCGCCACGACCAACCAGCTCGCGTCCAACCTGCACGCGGCGGTGGTCGACCTGGAGGAGGAGCAGCTCGCGCGCCTGGCGACGCTGGCGGAGGACCCGCGCGCCTACTGGGACAAGCGCGCGCAGCTGCCCTGGCACTGA